The Candidatus Woesearchaeota archaeon genomic sequence AAGATCGGAGATTTCTTCAACACTTTTATCTTCTCTTAAACGTTCAAATCGAGGGAATCTAAGAGCATAACCACTCTCATACGTGGGAGATCTTTGGATCTCCTCATATTTAATTTCAACAACCACTTTTGGTTTTACCACCACTTCTTTTCCTCTCTCTTCTATGATGAGCGGTTTGAGTAGTTGGGTTAGTTGCTCAAAAGTCACATCCCCTGCTTGCGTTGGTTTTTCTTTGATTCCAGTTCCAAACTTTCCTATGGTTAAGAATTCTCCAGTGTCAGGATCAAGACAAGCAAGGGTGAATGAGGTAAGCCAACCGGACCTCTTACCCTCTCCCCACTCAGCACCGATAATGACAAGGTCAAGTGTTTCCATAACCGGTTTTACTTTGACACCAAACCCTACTCGTGACCCCGGCTTATAGATTCCGGTTAGGTTTTTAGCCATTACGCCTTCTTCTCCTGCGCGCAAAGCCCTCTCATAGAACTCTTGAGCTTCTTTAAGAGAATCCGTTATGAGTATCTCTGAGGGTCTGATTTTAAACGGTTGTGCGACTATAGCTTCTTCAAGTATTCTTCGTCTCTTCTTGAAGGGTTCATTAAGAAGACTTTTGTTATCAAAGAAAATAACATCAAAGACGTTTACTTCAACAGGGAATTGTTCCACCATTCTTGTTATATCATATTTCCTTTTAATACGTTGAGAGATTGCTTGGAATGGAAGATACTTTTTAGAACGAGGGTCAAAACCAACCACTTCTGCGTCGAAGATGAAAGTAGTTCCTTTAATGAATTTCTTCGCATACTCAACAACATCAGGAAACTGTGCAGTTACATCATCAAGACGTCGAGTGAAGAGAGAAATGCGTTCTTTGTACTTGTGAATTTGAATACGAAAACCGTCATATTTGAATTCAAGTGCACAAGGAGTTCCAACGCGTTCAAATGCGTTTTTAATATCAATTGCTTTTTGGTAGAGCATAACTTTAATAGGTCTTCCAGGAACCACTTGTGCCTTGTCAAGCTCTCCTTTTTTTGCTAAACGAATAACTTGAGAAAAATCATTAAGAATATCATAAGCTTGTTGAACTTGTTCTATTGCTTTTTGATATGCTTCCCTATCCGCGGGGCGTAT encodes the following:
- a CDS encoding ATP-dependent DNA ligase; translation: MKYAELVELYQRIESTTKRLQKTRYISEFLKKAPDTDLEMLVLLIQGKLFPSSEETNLGVSTKLVVKAISLAAGVSSTKVENSWKETGDLGKTAQELLENNRQRTLFQKELTVEDVFKNVRKLSEEEGKGSVDRKVKIMADLFLNAKADQVRYIVRTVLEDLRLGIGEGTLRDAITWAFVYDPNFDEETQEIRPADREAYQKAIEQVQQAYDILNDFSQVIRLAKKGELDKAQVVPGRPIKVMLYQKAIDIKNAFERVGTPCALEFKYDGFRIQIHKYKERISLFTRRLDDVTAQFPDVVEYAKKFIKGTTFIFDAEVVGFDPRSKKYLPFQAISQRIKRKYDITRMVEQFPVEVNVFDVIFFDNKSLLNEPFKKRRRILEEAIVAQPFKIRPSEILITDSLKEAQEFYERALRAGEEGVMAKNLTGIYKPGSRVGFGVKVKPVMETLDLVIIGAEWGEGKRSGWLTSFTLACLDPDTGEFLTIGKFGTGIKEKPTQAGDVTFEQLTQLLKPLIIEERGKEVVVKPKVVVEIKYEEIQRSPTYESGYALRFPRFERLREDKSVEEISDLDLVEQLYEQQRGRG